A region of the Peromyscus leucopus breed LL Stock chromosome X, UCI_PerLeu_2.1, whole genome shotgun sequence genome:
tcatactttatgtatgttctacttctgtttaggatattcggtatattgatatatatttaagattattgtcatattgcatatcgcactatatattcctacctctgttataaatatcttgtgtgttgtcacaattttgaagaatTGTTCTtaaccatacatttgcttatagactgtttaccttgtttacatgaagccttagtccttaggttatttcagtagataagacttatagatttatagtcacctatgcctgtcatctctatagttacattagttaggttatccagatttacagatacataggtcagatggacaggtaatcttcaaacacttcatagacctagagaatatggcatttaaataacttggaattctgttgacatgagacacaattgctcctggctgcaccaatttgatccctagagaatgttgggcttctaagacatttccatttggaagtttgtcttcttggcacaaaatggcctactgggcaaagaactgtccttgccttgatggctgacagtacgaatgcaatgctgtccttcctggacaagtgggacacaaggaaagcgaccactatactctgccaagacagggtaggatggtctttcagaattcctgcttctgaaaatggtctgtcagatactctaggcctgtagccaatttgaatgcaccaataatgatgagaaacattaggtgactgtccaggctgccagctgtctctgtctactcttgcaagactccgaAAGTTGCTTGAattcatcttccatttctcaggtaccattacgctccttctcaggtctttgatgggattgaagactagcagttatagttacaacttagtatatataatatcttagatagaacatattaagtattagattcaggttctttaggataggacaccttttggaatgatctttataacatgccatttacctatgctctatacttctctggattttagtatgtgtttcttgcttgatattgtttgcattggttgtagttccatcttatctaggtcattatccctcattattcctggacaatatttgataaccattcctttgtatatagtcttgtacttgtttagaaccttcttatttatacaaaaagggggagatgtagtgggtagccattccagcttggatctggaagtttcaacccccattgagtctctggcaactgtcacacctacgaggcagggccaagggaggcatctggagacccgagagctagatgggccagcgctctctttGTTCCtagaccctagacggtggaggttgactgagcagagctccagagaacaccgctggactgcaatacaccttccccagacccctgcaatctacctattccttcatttgtaagtcacccactaaataaatcttccttttaactacgtggaatggccttaataatttcaccaataccgggaggagacaggagctcagcaccctttcaggctgaggattcctagaggtaagaagtttttccagtggctggctgctctgcttctctgacctttcagctttgaccctgatatctgactctgggtttttattaagaccagttagaatTCACGCTATAGGATGGCAACACAATTCTCAAGAACACGAGGTTCAACTGGCTGTGAATGTAGAATGAACAATAAGTTTCATACATTTTGATTTGGGTTGAGATTATAAAATGGAATATCTAGCACTTCTGACAACATTCCAACCTAGGATCACTGGGCCTGAttgatatggattcacaacacacccccacagTTGGGCATGGTTGTGCATACCCAGCAGACCTAGTCACTTCCACCTAGCCACTTCTGGGTCAAAACATCTCACATGACCAGGACCCCCtgactttgcatggttgcataaaGCACATAGCACAatcatgtgatctacacacatgtgtggaaTAGCTACATGGGCCTGTGCGCACAGGCatggcccagcctttataagccggtgccATGATTTCTGGCTCCATTTTTACTCACGTGtcctttccacaggcctgtgcacctctgtctctttaccttatcttaataaaactcttgttagtggattctgtcgtgtttcatgacatttccttgcagggtaagagtgccTCAAATAACCAACACTGATGTGAATACTGAGATGAAAAGCATTTGGTGGCATTTAGTTTTAATAGAGCTGAAATATGAGGGTGGTGACACACTTGCTGTACTCACCTCTTTGATCTCTAATATAAATCTTGTAATGGGCCACTAGTgttatccccatttcacagacaagGAAGTTGAAGGTCAGACACATCAAGCCACCATCCAAGAACACAGACAACTCAGGCCTGGGACCCAAATGTTGCCAgttgccatcaccaccaccacacccacacccacacacacactgctcatcCTCTCCTACCTCATAGCACTCTTCCattcattgtagatgtaaccaaccgtcttattaaataagaaacacagaaccaatgtaaaagagaaagccgagaggtcagagctcagagctaaaatctcacccttcctcctgtggtgtcccagcttcccgaaaaggagctatatcctgtctgtctgtctttttatagtattattgttctgccttctcattggttgtaaacccaaacacgtgactgcctcgtcactgtctgaatgtacagccccccaggtcttaaaggcatatgtctccaatgctggctgtatccctgaacacacagagatctatgggattaaaggcatgtgccaccaccgccacactcttgctatggctctaatagctctgacccccgggtaactttatttattaacatacaatcaaaatcatatttcagtacaattagaataccaccacatttccccttttctattttaataaaaagaaaaaaaagcaaaaggttataactaacaaaagaaaaactatatacaaaagtacaataactatatacaatatatacaagtaataaatacctaaacaggtatttgacaaatcagagaaaataattccattatctatcctattttggtaaatccaagatgtatctaatgcactttctatcctaattaattttcaactataaataactaatcttcaaccataactaactaatcttcaactccctcagagacccaagaaggaaataatattagctaacaaaaataaaaacaggaagtgcatgcaagcaacttccaaaaaatttgtgagttgacagaaacagccagctgcctgggcagtcacttgaggtttctcctcagtgttggggcatcatcttcagcctataggcttagtgtatctgacagactcatttgtgaagtaggatgtacacaaggtcaacagttcaacctcacattgggtgagagcagtccacgtaccagaaacacctgatttccactagtgtcctgtcatgattcaggattttaaattctggaaattgttgacagtttttgaattcagctgtccattcttcttggctgtgtatatatggcttcatctcaacatccccttcttctccacatccctctattaaatgccagtctactatcgagaggtgtgagctttcagctgctgttccattgcacaacagaagccatcagccctctgcctgttaagctgccttcaaagaaaagggcactgtaccttttccggattgcgaaggccacttcagggatggggccatattgtcctggcctcagaagatgccttttgataaagccataaccacacttgttttggcaagaatcagtagtcctttgtttcgtgttctgtctgtccattttgtcctgttgatttgaggatactttgttgtccagtggctaacttttgccacaatgaaagttgactccatatgcagtttcttcaatgcccatattttctctgaagtagattggtactaccaggagccgacatgtctcaaaaaagaaaaattttctaagttattaaaacattttaaatgccatattctgtagatctctgaagggtttgaagatgacctgtctaaaacatctctgctcaatttttaaaacatatctaatatgactacaaattctattgtaatgtctaactactaactttcatttctttatatcctaatagttggtaataataacatccaaagatcagaaaattgcattacattgttaaatgaatggtataaatacaattagaaatatacatatagcattttctaacaatatcagtttcaaatttgtatacaatataaaacaatccaatccaatgtaaagtatttaaaactagtaattgtctttttcttttctttctttcttttcttttctttttttaaaacaagaaccttaaatctaatctcctttgcttagcctttttcctaacccttgacaataacttgtaaccaacccccctaaacactgaaaattatcccagacccaaaacccattaaaaaaaacaaaaaaccacccgccccacaccacctctttgggaatatgggcgtcatattcttaaaattgcttcctgctgggtatgggtgaagttttctttatcctgaaagaaaaatttaggttaattgtcaaattctaggaaaggtaactatatccttcattatccagtctgtatataatgccaaagttcagggtttatctcaagtccttattcaagtagtctgagactggatcatctcagctagtcatctcaaaattgtcctaagcagtttgtagtccaaagcagatctttccgtggtgttaatcagcttaatggctttaccatagtccttttgaagatttcaaatttctgttaggtgtggtcatggttccatgcagactttttttttgtgcctcctctgtggtttggagcaatcacagtctgataaatgtctctctctcggaaccatgaacattcttccctagtacaggaaatcttcacagcaatttctccccacaatttttcttgccaaacttttccaaactgacctttgcggatgctttcttgtaacacgatggtcctggcaattcttctctgaaccagcagcagtaaacccttcgtcccaggtagcagcatcaccatagtcaccaacacgatgagaaggagctggcaacgtggagcagtagccaacTGCTTcaatggtcccaccactgtttgtggttcagtccgggccaatgcttctcccaagcctcctaggccggcctcaaactcgggatcctcctgcctcggtctccttcagaaaatcctaccggcgtgtgcaaccacaactggctgagtgtaggttgggcctgagctggggctcacaaggccacagtcaaacagctttttcatgaattcgtaacacgaatgttgggtgccagatgtagatgtaactaaccgttttattaaataagaaacacagaaccaatgtaaaagagaaagtcgagaggtcagagctcagagataaaatctcacccttcctcctgcggtgtcaacaaagcatggcataccaagttgaactaagctcctccccttggaTTAAGACTtggcaaagcaacccagtatgaggaataagtTCCTAAAAGCCAACCAAAGCCTTAGGGAAAGGCCCTGGTCCCACTTCTAGGAGTCCCAAagatagaccaagctacacaactgtcattaTACATGTGTAGAAGTCCTAGGTTGGTTCCATTCAGGCTCTCTAGCTGTCTGTCCAGTGTGTGAGCTCCGATGagtccaggtcagctgtctctgtgggttctcttCTGATGACCTTCACCCCCGTGGTtcatacaatccttcttccctctcttaaaCAGGAGTCCCAGAGGTCtgcttggtgcttggctgtggatctctgcatctgcttccatcagttactggatgaaagctctataatgacagttaggatattcactgatctgattacaggggtaagccagtttaggcaccctctctactCTAGCTAGTATTattctaaggtggggtcatctctGTGGAtccctgggagtttccctggcaccgaGTACTTGTAGGCACGACAGGGACACTGCACTCACAAAATCTCAATACTATGGTTGCCTAAAAAGACCTGTATAATGACAGTACTGGTTGACATGGCTGAGGGAACCCTCATAAGGCTTTGCCCCTACATGAGGGGCTACATGTAATCATGAGAAAGGGAGAATCTGTTTTTCCCTCCAGGAACAAATATTCTGATAGGTTACCCAATCCCAAGTGGCCAGCTCTAAGCAATGTATGTAAGAGTGAAACTTAATGGACTCACTAGGTCCTGTTTATGTAACAATtattaaagaagaagaggaattAGAGGAGTAGAcccaggaggagtgggaggaggataggaaggggtagaaatgatgtacatacagtactcatgtacaaaattctcaataaaaaacattttaaaagttgaacACAGTACTTCAGGCTGCGAGATGCAAGCTCACCCCTACTTGGagatgtgaggcagaggcaggagaatctgtggaaactcatgggccagccagccttgctTATTTTATTGAGAAGGTCCAGGACCAGGGCCTTTCCCTAAGGCTTTGGTTGGCTTTTAGGAacttattcctcatactgggttgctttgccaAGTCTTAAtccaaggggaggagcttagttcaacttggtatgccatgctttgttgacacccatgggaggcctgcccctttcagaACAAAAACATGAGAGTGTATGGGGCATAGGGGGAATAggggagggaataggaggagaagagggaggggaaactgaagttgggatgtaaaataaatgaaaaaaataataaaaaggaaaaaaagaagatactGTCTCACAATGTCTTGGTCTTCTTGCTTTTACAATATTgctgttctctcttcctccataTTTTCTGAGCCTTCCATGTAGGTGTTGCATTATACATGTACCAGATGGGGCTAGGTTCCATGCTCAtttcttctctgcattttgaccatttGTGGATTTGCTTAGTAGCCTCTGTGtgtcacaaagaaaaagaagcttctgCTGTGAGGAATGAGAGCTATACTTCTCTGTGGGTCTGAGAATGAGTATTTAGAACCATTTGAACTCAGAccatgcttggcagcaagcatccttacctACTAATCTATCCTGCTGGTCCACTCCTTTaagacatttttgtttaaaatgaaacatCTTTTCAAAATGATAGTGATAGTGTACAACAGTTTTAATTGAACAACAGAATAAATCTctctaaaatgttttcaaattgaataattcagtgaaaataaaatgagaatttacTGTTTTAGATCATTGCAgtggttagttttaaatgtcaacttgacacaacctagattCATCTGGGAAGAGCACAATGAGGGATTGTCtcaatcaggctggccttgggcatgtctgtggggggctGTCTTATGTGAACTGATAACATAATTGGTTATATATTACTGATAACATAGTCTGAATgagggtggcatcattcccttgTTTTGAGCCCTAGATTGTTTGAGagtagagaaagctagctgagtaccagaagtgtgcatgtgtttattctCTCACTCCTTTGCTGTGGATGTGACATGCTGCTGAgagtccctgccttgacttctctgcaATTACAGGCTGTAACCTAGAATTATAAGCCCAATAAACCTTTTCAACCCTAACTAGATTTTTGCCAGTCTATTTTATCATATCATATTTTATCATATCATAAAGCctacaaaccacaacaatgatgAATATATAAAGACAAGCCCAACAGTGCAATTATATCTTGGGAGTACACAACAAGTTTCTAATTGGACATAAGATCCTATCCTGCCCAACAGAGGCCATACCTCTGATTGAAGCCCCCTGCTCCATCAGATGCCATGCCAGCACCCAGATCCTCAGCCCCTGCTCTCCTCATCATCCTATCCTGTCCACAGCCAGCACCCAGATTCCCAGACCCTCCTCTTCTAGTCACCCTTCCCTACCCACAACTCTGGAAGAAGCCCCTGCTCCACCAGAGTACATGGCAGCACCCAGATCGCCAGGTAAGACTGCTATACAAGGACCACCAACATTCCCCCAGAACCCTTGTAACCTAACCCCAAcagcccctcctctcctcaccATCCTATTCTGCCCACACCTCCAGCAGAAGCCCCCCTGCTCCACCAGAGGCCAAGACAACACCCAGAGCCCCAGAGGACCCCTACTAGACCAGAAGCTGaagaattcctacagctgataaacaccttcagtgaagtgacTGGATATAAgagtaactaaaaataaatcattagccctcctatatacaaactaacaggctgagaaagaaatcagaaaaacaactgCTGTGggtatcactctgtataaataaaatgctgatttagccagtagccaggcaggaaatataggcagggcaagcagaaaagagaattctgggaagtagaggctgagtcaggagacgctgccagccaccaccatgagaagcatgatgtaagataccggtaagtcacgagccatgtggcaaggtaaagatttatagaaatgggttaatttaagatgtaaaaactagatagcaagaagcctgagccattaggccaaaccttttaaataatataagtgtctgtatgtttattttatatgtgggctgcaggactgtggaGGCTtgctgggacctggagagaaactctccagctacagacaacactcttcacaatagccacaaataacataaaatatctttgtgtaactctaaccaagcaagtgaaggacctgcaTGACAAGAAATTCAagtcttttaagaagaaaattgaaaaagatatcagaatatagaaatatctcccatgctcttggatcagtgggattaacataataaaaatggccatctttccaacaacaatctatagattcaaggcaatcacatcaaaattccaacacaattctttacagaccttgaaagaacaatactcagcttcttatggaaaaaacagaaaacccaggatagctaaaacaatcctgtacaataaaagaactgctggagtatCGCCATCCCTAATTTTGAGCAGTACTCCAGAGCTACAGCAATAAAAGCATCATGGTCTTGGCATGAAAACAGACAAGTTTTTCAATGGAGTAGAATCAAAGctccagacataaatccatatacatatgcataactgatttttgacaaagaagccaaaaattatacaatagaaaaaagaaagcatcttcaacagatggtgTAGGTCTAATTGGATGTtagcatgtagaaaaatgcaaattggcacaggagacaattccCTGAACAGCACACCAGTAATACaggtactaagatcaacaattaataaatgagatgggacttcatgaaactgaaaatcttctgtaaggcaaaggacactgtcaacaagacaaaacagcaacctacagaatgggaaaaggttttctctaaccccacatcagacagatggttaatatccaaaaatatataaagaactcaagaaactaaacatcaacaaaccaaataatccaattaaaaatgtagtacagatctaaacagagactcTCAAcataggaaactcaaatggctgagaagcacttaaagaaatgttcagtgtccttagccatcagggaaacgcaaattaaaatgactccaAGATACcatattacacctgtcagaatggctaaaattaaaaccacaagtAACACCTCATGATGGTAaagatgtagagcaaggggaacacgcctccattgttggtgggagtgcaaatttgtacagtcactatggaaatcaatatggaagtttctcagaaaattgggaatcaacctaccacaagacccaACTATCCCAATCCtgagcacatacccaaaggacactccatcctaccacaaggacactcaactatgttcatagcagatttattcataatatccagaaactgcaaacaacctagatgtccctcaaccaaaaaattgataaagaaaatgtggtacatctacataatgtagtattactcagctgttaaaaaataacatcgtgaaatatgcaggcaaatggatggaactagaaaaaatcatcctgagtgaagtaacacaggcacaaaaagaaaaatatggtaggTAGTCAtgtataagtggacattagctgtatagtaaaggataaccatgctacaacccacagacccataaaagctaagtaacaaggagggctggagggaaggggcaCATgaatctccctgagaaggggaaatagaagagatatcTCGAGTGGATGGGTAGGGTGGAGGATGATGGGAATAGGAGAAATAGaatggaggggagaaggaagaagaaggtgcTGAGAGAGACAACTGGATTTGGGGTGCATTTTGGGGGCGaaatggaaacctagtgcagggGAAATTCAATGGAATaaatgagggtgaccctagcaaagactcctagtaatagaggATTTGGAGCCTGAACCGACCCTGTCCTGTGACCAATCAAGTCTTCCAGCAGAGGGATtaaggacaccaacccagccacataattTTCAAACCTGCAATTTGTCCTatctacaagatgtgctggagtaaaAGTGGCacagacccatgccacaagaggaagcctatccctgacactgcctggagcaccaggacccagaggctggatagcccagagacctaggatagaaccaaacatgacaagcaaaaaaaaaaaatcaatgaaatgattcctaacggtattctgctatactcacagaccAGTATCTAGCCcaatcgtcatcagagaggcttcatccagcaattgaaggaaacagatgcagagacacacagccaaacattaggccaagctctggaaatcctgctgaagagaggaaagaacagggtcaaggacatcaaaagaaaacccacagaatcaactaacctaggctcatagaggctcacagagactgaattaacaaccagggagcctgtgtgtgtcagtcctctgcatgtatgttacagtgatatagcttggtcctcttgtgggactcctagcagtgggagcagggcctgtctgACTCTTTGGCCAGCTTttggatccttttcctcctattgggttgcctttaTACTAGGGGCGGTGCCTAGTCTtagtgcaacttgatatgccatgtttggttgatatactTGGGAGGCCTACCCTCTtctggaaagaaacaaaggaggagggggcaggggaaggcacggggtgggtgggggggaggagacttggaggagaggaggcatgGGAAACTGGTCTGgatgtatatgtatttctttagCCTCTGTGTAAAGTGTTCTAAGAGAGTTGTTCAAATGCTCTCTCAATTTGAAGTTTTAATATCCCCTGCAACATAAAGAGGGCAAGACCTCCATGATATGTCAGCATTTTTGTCTAAGATCATCCATAGGCAGCATATTACATGTAAATTCTGAcaaatattctaattttaaaaatctggcaAATTTAGATTTTCGAACAGTGATCATGAGGGTTTGGTACTGGGTCTCACCAAGTAAAATGCTTTAATCTCTGCTCCTGTGTCTAGACGGACCAAGCCAACTTTGCATTCAGTGTCTGCAAAGAGATACAGAGAAGAGACCCTTAATTTGTAATACCATCTTAATTCCCAGCGGGGAAAACATTGGGCTGTGACATTGGAAGGTGGGCCATGAGATGTCCCCCAAGTTAGACACAGTgttcttttgaatttttgttcCTACCCTATTCTCTGCCTCCAAATAGTCTTAAAACCCATTGTTAGACCTAGGCAGATGCCTGAATCCAGGTCCAACTCGGGGCCTATTTTTTGAAGATATCATAAAGGTAGCATTTTACTTCAAGCAGCCCTtttgccacacctcctaatggctACTGTAGCCTCCCGTGGGGTGGCCCCACCTCTTTACGCCCAAACATACCCCCCCACTTCCGCACCCAAACTAGCCACACCCAGGAGCACGTATATGTGTACTGTGGAACATGCGCAGCCTGCTGTAACAATTTTCGCCCGGGAACTGGGAGGTACTCCACGGTGGCCTCTATCTGAAAGCTCTAGTAATGGAGAGCAAGTACTTCTACTTCGACCTCGACTATTATGGGGTAGGCTTCtatgaggaagaaataaagaccgAATCTCAGCAGAAGGCAACATCCCGTAGATGCTTCCGAAGAGGTGGAGGAGTCTTGCATGAGCTGGGTGGTAAAGACCACACGAACCCCAAATATGGCCACTACTATAACCGTGAAACGAACCAAATGCAAGGCAGCCTCAGTGAGCCCGGATGGAGAAGTATGGAGGGGCCTGGGAAAGCAGCTGGAGGAGTTTCTCATCCCCCCACCAAGAAGCATACAAAGCACCACAAGTTCACCTACGGGCAAGTTTGTGAACTGGACAGGGTTTTCCAAGAAACCCAGTATCCTGATGCACTCCGAAGGTATGTACATGCTTTTTAAAGAACCCACTCTGTTTCCCAGGACTTTGGGCCCTTTTACTCCCCAAGTTACATCCCGATTCCATTTTACTTTGCAACTTAAG
Encoded here:
- the LOC114709739 gene encoding rhox homeobox family member 1-like, which encodes MESKYFYFDLDYYGVGFYEEEIKTESQQKATSRRCFRRGGGVLHELGGKDHTNPKYGHYYNRETNQMQGSLSEPGWRSMEGPGKAAGGVSHPPTKKHTKHHKFTYGQVCELDRVFQETQYPDALRRKALAELINVDECKVKAWFKNQRAKFRKRQTELLLSSGTSDILTNFSPKMDEDSDSSFDPEEPKGFLLCQQHLGQSCW